From the genome of Chelmon rostratus isolate fCheRos1 chromosome 1, fCheRos1.pri, whole genome shotgun sequence, one region includes:
- the LOC121604794 gene encoding AKT-interacting protein isoform X1: MNLNPFWSMSANTSRKQRSDNEEQSGHGEQRASPARLPFGKKQLPPIPKNAPPITKPASTATPAQSANGTHASYGPFYLEYSLLAEFTLVIKQKLPGIYVQPSYKSALMWFGVIFIRHGLYQDGVFKFTVYIPDNYPDGECPKLVFDIPVFHPLVDPVSGELDVRRAFTKWRRNHNHIWQVLMYARTIFYKINTTEPLNPEAAVLYEKDVHLFKSKVVDSVKLCNSHLFDQPKIDDPYAISFSPWNPAVHEEAKERMFTYKRRPEDHHKGTQVSGLSWVKPGSTQPFSKDDSSPQS, from the exons ATGAACCTAAACCCCTTCTGGAGCATGTCTGCCAATACAAGTCGTAAG CAGAGATCTGACAACGAGGAACAGAGTGGGCACGGGGAGCAGAGAGCCAGCCCAGCCCGGCTACCCTTTGGCAAAAAGCAGCTTCCACCCATTCCAAAAAATGCACCCCCCATCACCAAGCCTGCGTCAACGGCCACCCCAGCCCAATCGGCTAATGGCACACATGCCTCTTATGGCCCTTTTTACTTGGAGTACTCTCTGCTGGCTGAGTT CACACTAGTGATTAAGCAGAAACTCCCTGGAATTTATGTCCAGCCATCCTACAAATCAGCACTAA TGTGGTTTGGGGTCATATTCATCAGACATGGCTTGTACCAGGATGGAGTCTTCAAATTCACCGTGTATATTCCAGATAACTATCCGGATGGAGAATGTCCT AAATTAGTATTTGACATCCCAGTCTTCCATCCTCTTGTTGACCCTGTGTCTGGAGAGCTTGATGTCAGAAGAGCTTTCACAAAAtggag ACGGAATCACAACCACATCTGGCAAGTCCTGATGTATGCACGTACAATTTTCTACAAGATCAATACCACCGAACCCCTCAACCCggaggctgctgtgct ATATGAAAAGGATGTGCATTTGTTCAAAAGCAAAGTGGTGGATAGTGTAAAACTATGCAACAGTCATCTTTTTGACCAGCCCAAGATAGATGATCCCTACGCAATAAG CTTTTCTCCATGGAACCCAGCTGTTCATGAGGAAGCAAAAGAGCGGATGTTCACATATAAA AGACGGCCTGAGGATCACCACAAGGGAACACAGGTGTCAGGGTTGTCTTGGGTGAAGCCTGGATCAACACAGCCTTTCAGTAAAGATGACAGTTCTCCCCAGAGCTGA
- the LOC121604794 gene encoding AKT-interacting protein isoform X2 — protein sequence MNLNPFWSMSANTSRKRSDNEEQSGHGEQRASPARLPFGKKQLPPIPKNAPPITKPASTATPAQSANGTHASYGPFYLEYSLLAEFTLVIKQKLPGIYVQPSYKSALMWFGVIFIRHGLYQDGVFKFTVYIPDNYPDGECPKLVFDIPVFHPLVDPVSGELDVRRAFTKWRRNHNHIWQVLMYARTIFYKINTTEPLNPEAAVLYEKDVHLFKSKVVDSVKLCNSHLFDQPKIDDPYAISFSPWNPAVHEEAKERMFTYKRRPEDHHKGTQVSGLSWVKPGSTQPFSKDDSSPQS from the exons ATGAACCTAAACCCCTTCTGGAGCATGTCTGCCAATACAAGTCGTAAG AGATCTGACAACGAGGAACAGAGTGGGCACGGGGAGCAGAGAGCCAGCCCAGCCCGGCTACCCTTTGGCAAAAAGCAGCTTCCACCCATTCCAAAAAATGCACCCCCCATCACCAAGCCTGCGTCAACGGCCACCCCAGCCCAATCGGCTAATGGCACACATGCCTCTTATGGCCCTTTTTACTTGGAGTACTCTCTGCTGGCTGAGTT CACACTAGTGATTAAGCAGAAACTCCCTGGAATTTATGTCCAGCCATCCTACAAATCAGCACTAA TGTGGTTTGGGGTCATATTCATCAGACATGGCTTGTACCAGGATGGAGTCTTCAAATTCACCGTGTATATTCCAGATAACTATCCGGATGGAGAATGTCCT AAATTAGTATTTGACATCCCAGTCTTCCATCCTCTTGTTGACCCTGTGTCTGGAGAGCTTGATGTCAGAAGAGCTTTCACAAAAtggag ACGGAATCACAACCACATCTGGCAAGTCCTGATGTATGCACGTACAATTTTCTACAAGATCAATACCACCGAACCCCTCAACCCggaggctgctgtgct ATATGAAAAGGATGTGCATTTGTTCAAAAGCAAAGTGGTGGATAGTGTAAAACTATGCAACAGTCATCTTTTTGACCAGCCCAAGATAGATGATCCCTACGCAATAAG CTTTTCTCCATGGAACCCAGCTGTTCATGAGGAAGCAAAAGAGCGGATGTTCACATATAAA AGACGGCCTGAGGATCACCACAAGGGAACACAGGTGTCAGGGTTGTCTTGGGTGAAGCCTGGATCAACACAGCCTTTCAGTAAAGATGACAGTTCTCCCCAGAGCTGA